The following are encoded together in the Brachionichthys hirsutus isolate HB-005 unplaced genomic scaffold, CSIRO-AGI_Bhir_v1 contig_453, whole genome shotgun sequence genome:
- the LOC137915585 gene encoding zinc finger CCCH domain-containing protein 11A-like, translated as MSNRGDDCYFFYYSTCTKGDGCPFRHCEAAVGCEAVCSLWEERRCFSTTCRFRHMAITKRRKEILCYWEKQPDGCQKPRCAFFHQKPRCIGGWDVPADTTSQSQSTERPSEEPAHGTTTPPLPTAPNPQPRSVIKAESQEPVPSPTRPPVVIGPADEDEDDRFSEEGDDGKFGISPRKLHKSGGSLNFGFSTLEEIRFRKALKASVKRQGYPLRNADATASRERENANSSFRPRDGKDGKRDEIQPHTARPRGGVAERLGRKTSGADEQRVEGVRLKRSLSERLGRVVDRGPPQKVLKTVKERLGFPTGSGAGEVRVKTLEEIRREKAERLPVQQPSEDRSKKSSDGEENKPRLPPLLKPAPREKPVKPQPAAPKSSVANGNSVKVKTFEEIVREKRLRRQETEKARVPAEAEPSQKPPAEGTLKRKFPAAVSLTPPDSAPPDSSPTESDSPSATRSKEVAPKTASKSKQARTAAQSPAAEANGTPKKRPKKSREHTPAKVRPKRRGAGRSAVAAVKPLNSASAGLEEQLQEATCGDVEVFRSIGAEAQLSPAFPHSPVAALDLSSSPPSAELQTIPVFKQSAIVPAVQR; from the exons ATGAGCAACCGAGGAGACGACTGCTACTTCTTCTACTATTCTACCTGCACCAAA GGAGACGGCTGCCCGTTCCGACACTGCGAGGCAGCCGTGGGCTGCGAGGCCGTCTGCAGCCTGTGGGAGGAGCGACGCTGCTTCAGCACCACCTGCAGGTTCCGTCACATGGCGATCACG aaaaggagaaaggagatTCTGTGTTACTGGGAGAAGCAGCCGGACGGCTGCCAGAAGCCACGCTGTGCCTTCTTCCACCAAAAGCCCCGCTGCATCGGGGGCTGGGACGTCCCGGCCGATACAACCA GTCAAAGCCAAAGTACGGAACGGCCGAGCGAGGAACCGGCTCACGGGACGaccaccccccctctccccaccGCACCCAACCCCCAGCCCCGAAGCGTCATCAAGGCCGAGTCTCAGGAGCCGGTCCCGAGTCCCACCCGCCCGCCAGTGGTGATCGGTCCCgcagacgaggacgaggacg ACCGGTTCTCGGAGGAGGGAGACGACGGCAAGTTCGGCATCTCTCCCAGAAAGCTGCACAAATCAG GTGGCTCGCTGAACTTTGGGTTCAGCACCCTGGAGGAGATCCGATTCCGGAAGGCGCTGAAGGCCAGCGTGAAGAGGCAGGGTTACCCGCTCCGGAATGCCGACGCCACAGccagccgagagagagagaacgccaACTCGTCGTTTCGACCAAGAGACGGTAAAGACGGGAAACGTGATGAAATACAACCGC ACACTGCGAGGCCGCGAGGAGGCGTGGCTGAAAGACTCGGAAGAAAGACGTCCGGCGCCG ATGAGCAGCGTGTGGAAGGCGTCCGTCTGAAGAGGAGTCTGTCGGAGCGTCTCGGCCGAGTCGTGGACCGAGGACCGCCTCAGAAAG TTCTGAAGACCGTCAAGGAAAGACTTGGGTTTCCTACGGGCTCTGGAGCCGGAGAGGTCCGGGTCAAGACCCTGGAAGAGATCCGCAGGGAGAAGGCCGAAAGGTTGCCGGTTCAGCAGCCCTCAGAGGACCGAAGCAAGAAGAGCTCTGACGGCGAGGAGAACAAGCCCCGCCTGCCGCCGCTCCTTAAACCGGCTCCCCGAG AGAAGCCGGTGAAACCTCAACCTGCGGCTCCTAAG TCCAGCGTTGCTAACGGTAACAGTGTTAAAGTCAAGACCTTCGAGGAGATCGTGCGAGAGAAACGACTTCGCAGGCAGGAAACGGAGAAGGCCAGAGTCCCGGCTGAAGCAGAACCTTCCCAGAAACCGCCGGCTGAAGGAACCTTGAAGAGGAAGTTTCCTGCTGCAGTCAGTCTGACGccgcctgactccgccccccctgACTCTTCTCCAACCGAGTCCGACTCGCCGAGCGCCACCAGGTCAAAGGAGGTCGCTCCGAAAACCGCGAGCAAGTCCAAGCAGGCCAGAACCGCAGCGCAGAGTCCTGCAGCGGAGGCTAACGGGACGCCAAAGAAGAGGCCCAAGAAATCCCGGGAACACACGCCGGCCAAAG TGAGGCCCAAGCgaaggggggcggggcgatCTGCTGTCGCTGCTGTGAAGCCCCTGAACAGTGCCTCAGCAGGACTGGAGGAGCAACTGCAGGAGGCGACATGCGGAGACGTAGAA GTGTTCCGATCCATCGGTGCAGAGGCTCAACTGAGCCCGGCCTTCCCCCACAGTCCCGTCGCCGCGTTGGACCTGAGCTCCAGCCCGCCGAGCGCCGAGCTCCAGACCATCCCCGTGTTCAAGCAGAGCGCCATCGTCCCGGCCGTCCAAAGGTGA